A portion of the Paucilactobacillus hokkaidonensis JCM 18461 genome contains these proteins:
- the rihC gene encoding ribonucleoside hydrolase RihC: MALKIIMDTDPGIDDAAALTMAINDPALDLKLVTAVAGNVTVDKTTANALKIVHFFGKDKEIPVAAGAKQPLIKPFEDAARIHGASGMPGYDFGDDYGHAIDKSAVEALHDEIMAADEPITLVPTGSYTNIALLFSQYPEVKANIKEIIAMGGTLQEGNMTSAAEFNCFTDPHAAKVLYDSGVPIVMVGLDITLKALLTADTLDKLANLNKTGKMLHGLITHYGDGGPEGIPMHDVNTIFYLLHPEAITTKEMWVDVQTEGPAMGETVGDIRGAYHDGKTNAKVCVDIDAAAFNKWFLEEIASIKD, encoded by the coding sequence ATGGCATTAAAAATTATTATGGATACAGATCCAGGTATTGATGACGCAGCTGCACTGACAATGGCAATTAACGATCCAGCGCTGGACTTAAAGTTGGTTACTGCGGTTGCAGGTAATGTAACGGTAGATAAAACAACTGCTAATGCGCTTAAGATTGTTCATTTCTTTGGTAAAGACAAAGAAATTCCAGTAGCTGCAGGAGCTAAGCAACCGCTGATCAAACCGTTTGAAGATGCTGCTCGGATCCATGGCGCATCGGGGATGCCAGGCTATGATTTTGGTGATGATTACGGCCACGCAATTGATAAATCTGCTGTCGAAGCATTGCATGACGAAATTATGGCCGCTGACGAACCAATCACATTGGTACCAACTGGTTCATATACCAACATTGCATTGTTGTTCTCACAGTATCCAGAAGTTAAGGCCAACATTAAAGAGATTATTGCCATGGGTGGTACTTTACAAGAAGGTAATATGACCAGTGCAGCCGAATTTAACTGTTTCACAGATCCACATGCTGCCAAAGTTCTATATGATTCAGGGGTTCCAATCGTCATGGTTGGACTCGATATCACATTAAAGGCATTGTTGACGGCTGATACGTTGGATAAATTAGCTAATTTGAATAAAACTGGCAAGATGTTACATGGATTGATTACTCACTACGGTGATGGCGGTCCAGAAGGCATTCCAATGCATGATGTTAATACAATCTTTTACCTACTGCACCCAGAAGCAATTACTACTAAAGAGATGTGGGTAGATGTTCAAACTGAAGGCCCAGCAATGGGTGAAACTGTTGGTGATATTCGTGGTGCTTATCACGACGGTAAAACTAATGCAAAGGTCTGTGTAGACATTGATGCAGCTGCATTTAACAAATGGTTCCTAGAAGAAATCGCAAGTATTAAAGATTAA
- the rsmG gene encoding 16S rRNA (guanine(527)-N(7))-methyltransferase RsmG, producing MNPQQFRQALAKQQIMLSDQQMQQFALYYDLLVKGNEQLNLTSITEQGEVYLKHFYDSMTPAFSFPALKTDSLTLCDVGAGAGFPSLPLKIAFPNLKITIIDSLNKRIIFLEQLVAQLGLSDVTLVHDRAETFGAKTSLHREFYDVVTARAVARLSVLSELCLPLVKLNGTFIALKASQADDELAQAKVAIETLGANVSAVDQLVLPQSDEPRTIIVMNKVDQTPDKYPRRPGVPAKKPIG from the coding sequence ATGAATCCACAACAATTTCGCCAGGCACTAGCCAAACAACAAATTATGCTATCAGATCAGCAAATGCAGCAGTTTGCACTTTATTATGATTTGCTAGTCAAGGGCAATGAACAACTTAATTTAACTAGCATTACTGAGCAAGGTGAGGTTTATTTAAAGCATTTTTATGATTCAATGACACCTGCTTTTAGCTTTCCAGCGTTAAAAACGGATAGTTTAACGCTTTGTGATGTTGGCGCGGGGGCCGGTTTTCCATCGCTACCATTAAAAATTGCTTTTCCTAATTTAAAAATTACAATTATTGATTCATTAAACAAGCGAATTATTTTTTTGGAACAGTTAGTTGCTCAGTTGGGATTATCAGATGTCACGCTCGTGCACGATCGAGCAGAAACGTTTGGTGCTAAAACGAGCCTTCATCGTGAATTCTATGATGTGGTAACCGCACGGGCGGTGGCACGGTTATCAGTGCTAAGTGAGCTTTGTTTACCCTTAGTAAAATTGAATGGAACATTTATTGCACTTAAGGCTAGCCAGGCCGATGATGAGTTAGCACAAGCTAAAGTTGCAATTGAGACATTAGGAGCCAATGTCAGTGCGGTTGATCAGTTAGTATTGCCACAAAGTGATGAACCACGGACGATTATCGTGATGAACAAAGTCGATCAGACTCCTGATAAATACCCACGACGACCTGGTGTTCCGGCTAAAAAACCGATCGGGTGA